In a genomic window of Bacteroidota bacterium:
- a CDS encoding NADH-quinone oxidoreductase subunit N — MKLLIGLSILAVLTMMMGLFKSRKFVLPVVVLGLIGLLYVVAGYGCYCEDKMFGMFINEHQYLKMFDINKNSGFAGLIIGAGLLITILAYKGFNYSENHRADLHALMLFSMCGAIIAVSYTNLLMLFLGIEIMSIPLYVLAGSNKTDERSNESGLKYFLLGAFATGFLLFGMALIYGATGSFNINQIYNYAHNQLNESGGIFKIGVVFTMVGLVFKVGAAPFHFWTPDVYNGAPTIITSFMSTVVKTAGFGALIFFFNGVLHPMGAEWGKTFAIISAATMILGNVTAIYQISLKRMLAWSSVAHAGYLLMTVAANGNNVPKAVLLYLAAYSLASIATFAVLITTGKENFEDYNGLGKRNKWLAIGLTISLLSLAGVPPLAGFMGKYYLFTTVYEQYPWLVIIAIITSAISVFYYLKAIIAMWFKKGDGETIQVPLTTVFVILVCILGLIALGLMPGVVLDLA, encoded by the coding sequence ATGAAATTACTAATAGGACTTTCCATACTTGCTGTGCTCACCATGATGATGGGGTTGTTCAAATCACGCAAATTTGTATTGCCTGTTGTGGTATTGGGCCTCATAGGATTATTATATGTGGTTGCGGGTTATGGTTGCTATTGCGAAGACAAAATGTTTGGAATGTTTATTAATGAACATCAATATTTAAAGATGTTCGATATCAATAAAAATTCTGGATTTGCAGGCTTGATTATAGGTGCCGGATTACTTATTACTATACTAGCTTATAAAGGATTTAACTACAGCGAAAATCACCGTGCCGACTTGCATGCACTTATGCTCTTTAGTATGTGTGGTGCTATTATAGCTGTAAGTTATACAAATTTATTGATGCTGTTTTTGGGTATCGAAATTATGTCTATTCCACTATATGTTTTAGCTGGTAGTAATAAAACTGATGAGCGAAGTAATGAGAGCGGACTTAAATACTTTTTGCTCGGTGCATTTGCGACTGGATTTTTATTATTCGGAATGGCCTTGATTTATGGTGCCACAGGAAGTTTTAATATCAATCAAATATATAATTATGCCCATAACCAATTGAATGAATCAGGTGGTATTTTTAAAATTGGTGTGGTATTTACTATGGTAGGCTTGGTATTTAAAGTAGGTGCTGCTCCTTTCCATTTCTGGACTCCCGATGTATATAATGGTGCCCCAACTATTATTACCTCATTCATGTCCACCGTGGTAAAAACTGCAGGCTTTGGGGCATTGATATTTTTCTTTAATGGTGTTTTACATCCAATGGGTGCTGAGTGGGGCAAAACTTTTGCAATCATTTCCGCTGCTACCATGATACTCGGAAATGTAACTGCCATTTATCAAATATCATTGAAACGCATGTTGGCATGGAGCAGCGTAGCCCATGCAGGTTATCTATTAATGACCGTGGCTGCAAATGGCAATAACGTACCCAAAGCTGTATTATTATATTTAGCTGCGTATTCATTGGCAAGCATTGCCACATTTGCAGTATTAATTACTACGGGCAAAGAAAATTTTGAAGACTATAATGGTTTGGGCAAACGCAATAAATGGTTAGCTATTGGACTCACTATATCATTATTGTCATTGGCTGGAGTTCCGCCATTGGCAGGCTTTATGGGCAAGTATTATTTATTCACCACAGTATATGAACAATACCCTTGGTTAGTTATTATAGCTATTATAACCTCTGCAATAAGTGTGTTTTATTACCTCAAAGCTATTATAGCTATGTGGTTCAAAAAAGGCGATGGCGAAACTATACAAGTTCCTTTAACAACAGTATTTGTTATATTGGTTTGTATACTTGGTTTAATTGCTTTGGGATTGATGCCTGGAGTGGTTTTGGATTTGGCGTAG
- a CDS encoding transposase — MQASKELWEHTLLLKCTDRESFEGGLQAWFTKWESFLNEQKNDATGKKRYVHKKLGSAYRSLKTNLPWLFTWYDKMELKIPNTTNAIDGHFADLKNKLRNHNGLSMARKKKFIDEFLKA, encoded by the coding sequence ATGCAAGCCAGTAAAGAATTGTGGGAGCATACATTGCTTTTAAAATGTACAGACAGGGAAAGTTTTGAAGGAGGATTGCAAGCTTGGTTTACAAAGTGGGAAAGCTTTTTAAATGAACAAAAAAATGATGCAACAGGCAAAAAAAGATATGTACACAAAAAGCTAGGAAGTGCTTATAGAAGCCTCAAAACAAATTTGCCCTGGCTATTTACTTGGTATGATAAAATGGAGCTAAAAATACCAAATACAACCAATGCAATTGATGGACACTTTGCAGACTTGAAAAATAAATTGAGAAATCACAATGGCTTATCAATGGCGAGAAAAAAGAAATTTATAGATGAGTTTTTAAAGGCATAA